One Denticeps clupeoides chromosome 12, fDenClu1.1, whole genome shotgun sequence genomic window carries:
- the LOC114801203 gene encoding transcription factor HES-5-like: MAPTFTADFASSNISKDIHKLRKPVVEKMRRDRINTCIEQLKTMLEKEFHKQDPNTKLEKADILEMTVIYLKQQLQSQLPGGGSSQSWRSPLSAESSLQHRRSVQTASRDAFPPSPAKQSQLPVKQGLQKPVWRPW; encoded by the exons ATGGCTCCTACCTTCACCGCAGACTTTGCCAGCTCGAACATCTCCAAGGACATTCACAAA TTGAGAAAGCCAGTTGTGGAGAAGATGCGCCGAGATCGCATCAACACCTGCATCGAGCAGCTCAAGACCATGCTGGAGAAAGAGTTCCACAAGCAAGACCCCAACACCAAGCTGGAGAAGGCCGACATCCTGGAGATGACGGTCATTTACctgaagcagcagctgcagTCCCAGCTCCCCGGTGGCGGCTCCTCTCAGAGCTGGAGGAGTCCCCTTTCTGCAGAGTCCTCGCTCCAACACCGCCGCTCCGTCCAGACCGCCTCCAGAGACGCCTTCCCGCCGTCTCCAGCCAAACAGAGCCAGCTGCCCGTGAAGCAAGGGCTGCAGAAGCCTGTGTGGAGACCCTGGTAG
- the LOC114800552 gene encoding transcription factor HES-5-like translates to MAPAFSVTNSKLSNKEKHKLRKPVVEKMRRDRINTCIEQLKTMLEKEFHKQDPNTKLEKADILEMTVVFLKQQLQCQISGPRQAHSDGYSHCWRETLHFLSASSKADTALRHLGHVAGGQQAARDFVPEQDQVSLKPGSGLQKPVWRPW, encoded by the exons ATGGCTCCCGCCTTCAGCGTCACCAACTCAAAGCTCTCCAACAAGGAGAAGCACAAA TTGAGAAAGCCAGTTGTGGAGAAGATGCGCCGAGATCGCATCAACACCTGCATCGAGCAGCTCAAGACCATGCTGGAGAAAGAGTTCCACAAGCAAGACCCCAACACCAAGCTGGAGAAGGCCGACATCCTGGAGATGACGGTGGTCTTCctgaagcagcagctgcagTGCCAGATCTCGGGCCCCCGGCAGGCGCACAGCGACGGCTACTCTCACTGCTGGAGGGAGACGCTGCACTTCCTGTCAGCCAGCTCCAAGGCGGACACGGCGCTCCGGCACCTCGGCCACGTTGCCGGTGGCCAGCAGGCTGCCAGGGATTTCGTCCCCGAGCAGGACCAGGTGTCCCTGAAACCAGGCAGCGGCCTTCAGAAGCCCGTGTGGAGACCGTGGTAG
- the sumf1 gene encoding formylglycine-generating enzyme: MLLRAVFCVYLCWVWSARPELGPETQAGTGGAAPTGCGCGAANRAGAGNEGEGDLAGNSEHPADKYSKDANEEAAAQEMDLRSKMVLIQSNWFLMGTDEPAIPQDGEGPQRKVWVDSFNMEQHEVTNKQFQQFVTQTGYITEAERFGDSFVFEEMLNKEVKSTISQMVAAAPWWLPVKGANWKHPEGPGSSILQRLDHPVLHVSWNDAQAYCKWAQRRLPTEAEWEYACRGGLQDRLYPWGNKLLPKGQHYANLWQGEFPSHNTAEDGYITTSPVMSFPANGFGLYDIVGNAWEWTADWWNIHHTPQEARNPRGPKSGTDRVKKGGSYMCHKSYCYRYRCAARSQNTPDSSASNLGFRCAADPELRV, encoded by the exons ATGTTGCTGCGCgccgtgttttgtgtgtatttgtgttgggTTTGGTCCGCGCGGCCGGAACTCGGTCCGGAGACGCAGGCAGGGACGGGCGGCGCAGCTCCAACCGGCTGCGGCTGCGGCGCAGCGAACAGGGCCGGTGCGGGTAACGAAGGAGAAGGAGACCTGGCAGGGAATTCCGAGCATCCCGCCGATAAATACTCCAAAGATGCAAACGAGGAAGCAGCCGCACAGGAGATGGACCTCCGCAGTAAG ATGGTTCTGATTCAGTCCAACTGGTTCCTGATGGGAACGGATGAACCAGCCATCCCACAGGATGGAGAAGGCCCCCAGAGAAAGGTGTGGGTTGACTCTTTTAACATGGAGCAACACGAAGTCACCAATAAGCAGTTCCAGCAATTTGTCACCCAAACTGGCTACATTACTGAG GCAGAACGTTTTGGAGACTCTTTTGTGTTTGAGGAAATGCTGAATAAAGAAGTTAAGAGCACAATATCACAAATG GTCGCTgccgccccctggtggttgccAGTGAAAGGAGCTAACTGGAAACATCCCGAAGGGCCAGGTTCCTCCATTCTTCAGAG ATTGGATCATCCTGTTCTTCATGTGTCTTGGAACGACGCCCAGGCCTATTGCAAATGGGCCCAGCGTAGATTACCTACAGAGGCGGAGTGGGAATATGCCTGCAGAGGAGGGTTAcaggacag ACTGTATCCCTGGGGGAACAAACTGCTCCCCAAAGGACAGCATTATGCTAACCTGTGGCAGGGAGAGTTCCCTTCGCACAACACCGCAGAGGACGGTTACATCACCACGTCCCCg gtgatgtcatttcctgcgAATGGATTCGGTCTGTATGACATAGTGGGAAATGCCTGGGAATGGACAGCAGATTGGTGGAATATACATCACACACCACAGGAGGCACGCAATCCG AGGGGGCCAAAGTCTGGAACAGACAGAGTGAAGAAGGGAGGCTCCTACATGTGCCACAAG TCATATTGTTACAGGTACAGATGCGCTGCTCGCAGTCAGAACACGCCGGACAGCTCGGCTTCGAACCTGGGTTTCCGCTGTGCCGCAGACCCTGAGCTCAGGGTGTAA